The following is a genomic window from Mycolicibacterium sp. TY81.
GCGTACGGTCGAGGCGTGGAGACGAATGTCGAGACAGCAGGCGTCGGCGCACGGATCAAGGCCATGGCAGGCTGGGCGGCCGCACGCACCCGCAAGACCAGCCCATCGCCACTTTTGCCGTGCTGGGAAGCCCCGCCGGCGCAGTACGGCGTCGGAGTGCACCACAACGTGGCAGTGCCGATGAGCGACGGCATCTCGCTGCGGGTGGATATCCACTATCCGACCGACCCGGCGACGGGCGAGGCCGCTGCCGGCCCTTTCCCCGTGCTGCTATCGATGACGCCGTACGGCAAGAAGGCGCCCCCGCCGGCCGCCCAGATCGGTGGTGGCGCAACGCCGTACCTGATCCGTCGCGGCTACATCGAGGTGATGGTCGACGTGCGGGGCACCGGAGTTTCGGGCGGGTCTTTCGAGATGCTCGGGCCCGAGCAGGTGCAGGACGGCGTCGACCTGGTGAATTGGGCTGCGACGCTGCCTAATTCGAATGGCCGCGTCGGCATGTTCGGCATCTCGTATCTGGCCATCAATCAACTCATGACGGCCGCCGCGGTGGGTCCCGGCTCGCCGCTGAAGGCGATCTTCCCGGCGATGGCCGCCAACGATTTCTACCGCGACGTCGTCACCATGGGTGGCGTCCCGCACATGCGTACGGTTCGCGCCTACGGTGCCACCTACTCGCTGTTGAACGTGATCAACCCGGCACTGGAGTTCGCCCATCGCGGTAGCCATGAAAGGCCCAGGGCCGGTGGCATTTCCGCGGTGCGCCAGCGCGGCCGCGACCAGCGCAGCTATTTCAAGAGCCTGATCAAGGACGCCATCGGTGGCGGCGACACCGCATTCGACGGCACGTTCTGGGACACCATGCGCCCCGCGGACGTGGTGCCGAAGATCGCCGAGAACGGGGTCGCGGTGTTTCTGGTGGCCGGCTGGCATGACGCGTTCCAGCGCGGCGCGCCCTTGAACTATGCGGCGTTGCAGAACACGTTCGCCGGCCGTCCCGCCGACGCAGCCATGACCGCCGACCAGCCCGTCTCCGACAAGTTCCAGCTCATGGCGGGTCCCTGGTACCACGTCTCGGATCTCGACGGGCAGCATCTGCAGGCCTTGCAGCTGCGCTGGTTCAACCGCTGGCTCAAAGACGACGACACCGCGGCCGTCATCGGTGCGCCGGTGCGGTTCCAGGCGATCGGCAGCCCGAAGTGGTTCCACACCAATGCCTATCCGTTCCCGGAGGCCACCCCGACGCGGCTGTACCTGGGCCTGGGCGGCGGCCTGCATGCCACCTCATCGGCGGACGAGTCGACCGCCACGCTCCAATACCTCTCTCGCGGACCGGTTTCCGGACGCAGCCTCGAGCAGTGGAGCCTCGGCATGGGCAGTTTCATGGTGTCGCAGACGGGCCGCAGCGTCCGGTACGACCAGGACAACTCCCGGCTGCAGCGCGACGCACTGACCTACACCAGCGAGGCGTTCGACACCGAACAGCTGCTCGCCGGTCCGGTCGGCCTCACGATCTACGCTACCGCCGACCGCACCGAAACCCTGTGGGTGGCGCACCTGGACGACGTCTCCCCTGACGGTGTCAGCCGGCCGCTGACACAGGGCGCGCTCCTGGGGTCGCATCGTGCCCTCGACCCCGAGGCCAGCTGGCTCCTGCCCGACGGCACCGTGCTACGACCGCAACACATCAGCACCAAGGCTGCCGCCGAGCCCGTCGTGCCCGGTGAATTGACTCGCTACGACATCGAGGTGTTCCCGACCGCGGCGCTCCTCGCCCCGGGCCACCGGTTGCGGCTGACGCTGACGACGTACGACTTCCCGCATCTGGTGCCGACCCGCCCGCAGCGGACAGCACTGGCGGGCGGGACGTATCGGATTTCTCAAGGGGGCGTACACGCTTCGCACCTCGTGGTGCCGTTGGCCGACCCGGCGACCATGGCGCAGCCCTAGTCGCGAGCAGACGCAAAACTGTCGTTTTCACGTCGAAAACGACAGTTTTGTGTCTGCTCGCGGGAAACCCTTAGCCCAGGAAGCGCTGCGTGTAGGGCGCGAAGCGGGCCTTCAGGTCATCGGGGTCGAGGCCGAACATCTCGCACGACGTCTCGACCCGACCCAGCCGGCCGCGCTGGTGGCCGGCGAGGTAGTCCGCCATCGCGGCGCGCTCGGTGTCCGAAAGTTGTTCCTCCGCAAGGGCGAAGACGCTCTCTGCGGCGCCGAGATCGTCGGCCATGAAATCGTCGAAGCGGATGTCGATGGAGCGGTCCCGGCCGATGATGTCCCGGTCCCGGACCAGCCCGGCAAGCATGTGCTCCAGTCGCTGCACCCAGTACGACGCGATGTATTCGACGGGAACCGTGCTGCGATGCATACGCGCCGAGTAGGTGAGCATCGCGATCATCGACAGCACCACCGGAACCGGATCGCGGTGCGTGAAAACACCAACCACACCGGGTAATTCGGCATTGAGCACCGGCAGCTGCTCGAGATGCTGCGGCGACTTGAGCAGCCAGCGCCGGCCGCCGCGCAGGAACTGCAGGGCCTTGAGCTGGGTCACCATGTGCCGGTAGTGCGGCGTCTGGTCATGGGATTCGTAGTAGTCGCGCCATGCGGGCACGTCGGCCAGCGTCTCGAAGTACATCGTGGAAAAGTCGTTGGCCAGCAACTGGATTTCCTCGTGCACGTGGTCGGTGGTCATCTCGTGCATCAGCGGGAAATGCGGCATGACGATGTTCATCACGTTGACCGCGACGTCCATCCGGGTGCGCCGCGGGTCCGGCTCGATACCGGCCTCGGACGCCAGCGGGAACGGCTCCATCGACTCCCAGTACGGCAGGGTCCGGAAGGTTCCGGCGGCGGCCAGCAGGTTGTGTAGGTGCGTGGTCCCGGTGCGCGGCAGCCCGACGATCACCACCGGGGGCAGCAGTTCGATGTCGTGAATCTCGGGGTGTCGCTTCAACAAATCGGTGAGCAGCAGCCGATTCTTCAACAGCTGCAGCAGTTGGCCGTAGAAGTTCACGACGCCGGGGCCGTTGAGGCCGTCGATCTGCCGGAGCGCGCCCAGCAGCACCTCGAGGCGTTCGCGGTAGTCGGTGGCGCCGAAGTCGTCGAGGCCAGTGTCGGCGCTCGCCTTGGCGTGCAGCGCGTCCGCGTCGAGCGGACAGTCCGCCGCCATCATCGTCATCATGTCGCGGAACTGCTGCGCCTCGGCTGTGAAGGTCGGATAGGCCAGGTCATCGAGCCGGACAACGTCTGTGGTGTCAGTCACACTACTTATGTTACTATGAGTTTCGTAATGGCGAAAGAACTTGGTAGACCCCGTGATCGGCGCATCGACGACGCCGTACTGGATGCGACCGTGCAGCTCCTCGGCGAAGTCGGTTATGCCGCCCTGTCGGTAGATGCCATCGCCAAGCAGGCCGGCACCAGCAAGCCGGCGATCTACCGGCGCTGGCCCAGCAAGGCCCACCTCGTCCACGAGGCCGCATTCCCCGCCGGTGTCGCCACGGAACTGCCCGACACCGGCTCTCTCGAAGGCGATGTCCGGGCCATGGTCCGCGGCACCGTGGCGGTGCTCAGCACCCCGGCGGCCCGCGCTGCGCTCCCTGGACTGCTCGGCGAGATGACCGCCGACGCCACCCTGCACAACGCGCTGCTGGATCGATTCGCCGACGCGCTGGGTCCCGGATTGCACGCCCGCCTCGATGCCGCCGCGGCCCGCGGGGAACTCCGCGCCGACGTCAACGCCACCGACCTGACCGAGGTCATCACCGGCATCGCCCTGCTCGCCGCCCTCACGCGGAGCGCCGCCCCCGATGACGACTGGATAGACCGCAACACCACACTGATCCTGAAAGGTATTGGCGCATGACCGAATCCGCTGCCGCATGGCGGGAACTCCTCGACACGCTTCGCGAGCTCGACACCTCCTTCCTGGAGGGCCCGCGCGCCGTCACCGACGACCGCCAGATCGCCGACGGTTACCGGATGCTCGCGACCGGACTCGGCGTCGCCCTCGACTGCTATCTGTTCCCCGAGCCGGGTCGGCCGCAGTTCGTGGCCGTCAACACCCCGACGCGGCACGACCGCCGCTGGGGCGGCGACAACACCGACGCCTACTACCACATGTGCCCCGTCGACCCGGAGCGCAAATACCGAATCTTCGGCAACAAGGGCGACAGCGTCTACCTCTCGCTGACCGCATACAACGAGCCCTCGCCCGGCGCCTGGTCCAACCGCGTCGTCGCGATAATCCGTGACAGTGATATCGAATTCGACGACGACGGCAACTTCTCCTTCGAGCTCGGACCCCTGCCCGACGCGGCCGTCTTCCTCACGCGCGACTACCAGGCCGACCCGACGACGGGACGTCCGGTCAGCTGGAACATCGAGGCACTCGATCCCCCGGAGCCGTTCCGGCACAGCGACGCCGCGACGGCCGCCGCGCTGCGGTCCAGCGCCACCTGGATCAGGACGCTGTTCGCCATCATGCCGATGCCGGTGGGCACCCGAGCCGTCGACGAAGCCAGCCTCGGACACGAAACCGCCCATCGGGCCAATGAATTCGCCGCGCCCTATCAGGTGCCGGACGCCAACTTCGGCTGGTCGGCGCGCGACGCCTGCTATTCATACGGCAGCTTCGTGCTCGCCGAGGACGAAGCCCTGGTGATCACCCACCGTCCGCCGGCCTGCCGGTTCTGGAACCTGGTGGTGTGGAACCAGTTCATGGCCACCCCCGGTGCCAGTGACGCGCGGAGCTCACTCAACGGCTACAGCGCGGTGCCCAATTCGGATGGCACGGTGACGGTCGTGCTGTCCCGCGGTACCACCGCGCATCCGAATTCGCTTACCACGCTGGACTATCCGCAGGGCAACCTGGCGTTCCGCTGGTTCCTGACAGACCAGGTGCCGGACCGCCCCGAGGTGCAGCTCGTCAAGATCGCCGACGCCCCCACGTCACCTTCCTGAGGGATTTGTGCACGATTTTCCGCGCCGACCGCGGAAAATCGTGCACAAATCACGGGACGACGGCGTCGATGGCCCGGTAGATCCGCTGCTCGCTGACCGGCCGTGGGGTGCCCAGCTGCTGGGCCCACAGGCTGACACGGAGTTCCTCGATCTGCCGGGCGATGTCGCGGACGTCGTCGCCTTGGCAACGTAGTGGCGAAAGCGCCTGCCGCAGTTCGTTGTACGCGTCCTCGACGGCGTGGACGCGGTCCATCCGTTCGCGGTCTGCCGCCGGCGCTTGCGGCAGGCGCTCCAAGCGTCGGCCGATGGCGGTCAGGTAGCGGGTCAGGTCGGCCAGGTGGGTCACGCCCGTCGCCGCGACGAATCCGACCGGCAGCAGCCGGGCCAATTGGGCGCGGATATCGGCGACGGCGTCGGCCTGGAGCGCAGAAGGCTTGTCGGGCAACGCAACCTGCGCGGCGTGCGCGGCGGTCAACACGCGCTCGACGCGGCCGACGACGTCGAGTGTCGTCGGGACCAGCTTGGCTGCGACGGTATCGCGCAGCGCCGTGAAGTCCACCGCGGTCCACACCGGCTTGGGCGCCAACACCCGCACCGCGGCGTCGGCGCAGTCTTCGAGCAGCGCAGCCAGGCTGCCGTCAGGATTGCTCGACAGCGACAGGCGCGCGCGGGGATTGAGGCCGCGCTCGGCAGCCTTGACCGGTGATGGCGCCGCGAGTCGCAGCAGCCGGCGCAGCCCGGGGCCCATGGCCGCGGCCTGCTCGGCCGCCGTCGGGAAGACCCGGATGTCCACTGCCGCACCGGTATCCACGAACGCCGGGAATCCGCGCACGGTGTGGCCGCCGGCCGAGCTCTCCACAGTGCGGGGCAGCTCGGCGAGGTCGTCCGGCCAGGCCTTGAGGCCGGTACGTTGCAGATCGCCCGCGACGGCGCCGGCGACCGCCTGGCGCACCGACCCGGCCAACTTGTCGTGCAGCGCGCCCAGGTCCTTGCCGCGCGCCACCTCGGTGCCGTCTTTCTCGACGGCGAAGGTGACCCGCAGGTGGTCCGGAATCTTGCTCAGGTCGAAGGCGTCGATCGGTACCAGAATGCCGCTGCGCCTCCGCAATTCACGCTGCAGCTCCTCGAGCAGTGAGCCGTCTCCAGGATTGAGGTCCGGCAGCACCGCCCGCGCGGTGTCGGGCGCGGGCACGAAGTTGCGGCGCAGGTCCTTGGGCAACGATTTGATCAGCGCGGTGACCAGCTCTTCCCGCAGCGCGGGAACCTGCCACGCGAAACCGTCGCCGCCGAGCCGGGCCAGCACCTCGACCGGAACGTGAACCGTCACACCGTCGTCGGCCGCGCCGGGCTCGAACCGGTAGCTCAACGGCAGCGACAGGTCACCGGTTTGCCAGGTGTCGGGCTGGTCGGCGTCGGTGTCGGTGCGCAGCAGGTCGTCGCGCGTCATGGTCAGCAGGTCCGGCGTCACATGCCGCTGCTTCTTCCACCAGGTGTCGAAATGCCGTGCCGACACCGCGCTTTCGGGGACTCGCTGGTCGTAGAAGGCGTAGACCTCGTCATCGCCGGCCAGCAGATCCCGGCGCCGGGCGCGCTCCTCCAGCTCTTCCAGTTCGGTTCGCAGGCGCGTGTTGTCGCGGAAGAAGTGGTGCCGCGTCTGCCAGTCACCTTCGACCAGCGCGTGCCGGATGAACAGCTCGCGCGTGACTACGGGGTCCACCTGCGCGTACCCGACCCGACGGCGCGGCACCAGCGGGAGCCCGTAGAGCGTCACCCGCTCGAACGCCATGACCGCACCGCGGCGGGCATCCCAGTGCGGCTCGCTGAAGGTGCGCTGCAACAGATCTCCGGCGACCCGCTCGACGGTCTCCGGTTCGATGCGCGCCGCGATACGGCCGAACAGCCGGCTCGTCTCCACCAGATCCGCGACGACGATCCACCGCGGCGGCTTCTTCGTCAGCACCGAGCCCGGCGCCAGCACGAATCGCGAGTTGCGGGCGCCCTGGTAGTCGCGCGTCTCACCTTCTCGCAACCCGACGTGCGACAACAGCCCGGCGGTCAGCGCGGTGTGGATGCGCAGCGGGTCGGCGTCGTCGCCCGACTCCCGGATGCCGAGATCGCCGGCGATGCTGCGCAATTGGCCGACCAGGTCCTGCCATTCCCGAATCCGCAGGTAGTGCAGGAATTCGTCGCGGCACATCCGGCGGAAGGCGCTGCCGGACAACTGGTTCCGCTGCTCGCGCAGGTAGTTCCACAAGTTCAGATAGGAGATGAAGTCCGAATGTTCGTCGGCGAACCGCGCGTGCTTCTGCCGCGCGGCCTCTTCCCGGTCGGACGGCCGCTCCCGTGGGTCCGGAATCGACAGTGCGGCGGCCAGGATCAGCACCTCACGTACGCAGCCTTCGGTGTCGGCCTGCAGGATCATCCGGCCGACGCGCGGGTCCAGCGGCAGGCGGGCCAGTCGGCGACCGACGTCGGTGATGGCGCCCTTCGCGTCGAAAGCGCCCAATTCCTGGAGCAATTGGATGCCGTCGCGAATGCTGCGCGCATCCGGCGGGTCCAGGAACGGGAACGCCTCGATGTCGCCCAGTCCCAGTGCCGCCATCTGCAGAATGACCGCGCCGAGGTTGGTGCGCAGAATCTCGGGGTCGGTGTACCGGGGTCGGCTCGCGAAGTCCTCTTCCGAGTACAACCGGATGCACACACCGGGTGCGGTACGGCCCGACCGGCCGGACCGCTGTGCGGCCGACGCCTGTGAGATGGGTTCGATCGGCAGCCTCTGCACCTTGGTTCGCCGGCTGTAGCGGGAGATGCGCGCTGTGCCGGGGTCGACGACGTACCGGATGCCCGGCACGGTCAGCGAGGTCTCGGCGACGTTGGTGGCCAACACGATCCGGCGCGGTCCGCCCGGCTTGGCGGTGAAGACCTTCTGCTGGTCCGCGGTCGGCAACCGGGCGTACAGCGGCAGGATCTCGGTCGGGAAGGTGTCACCCGACAATGCGTCCCGCAAAGCCTCTGCGGTGTCCCGGATGTCGCGCTCACCGGACAGGAAGACCAGCACGTCGCCCGCCGGTTCGGATTCCAGTTCGCGCACCGCGTCGACGATGGCCTCGGTCTGGTCGCGCGGCTCGGTGCGGACGATCTCGTGGTCTGGGTCGTCCGGGTCATCGCTGTCGTCCACCGCGACGGGGACTTCCAGTGGCCGGTAACGGATTTCGACGGGGTACGTGCGGCCGGAGACCTCGACGATCGGCGCGTCATAGAAGTGTTTGGCGAATCGCTCGGGCTCGATGGTCGCCGACGTCACGATGACCTTCAGGTCCGGTCGGCGCGGCAGCAACTCGCGCAGATACCCGAGCAGGAAGTCGATGTTGAGGCTGCGTTCGTGGGCCTCGTCGAGGATCAGTGTGTCGTACCGCAGCAGTCGCCGGTCCCTCTGAATCTCGGCGAGCAGAATGCCGTCGGTCATCAGTTTGACGAGGGTCGAGTCGCTGGCCTGATCGGTGAACCGCACCGTGTAGCCGATGGCCCCGCCCAGTGCCGTGCCGGTTTCGTCGGCGATGCGCTGCGCCACCGTGCGCGCGGCCAGCCGCCGTGGCTGGGTGTGCCCGATGGTGCCGCGGATGCCCCTGCCGAGCTCGAGACAGATCTTGGGCAGCTGCGTCGTCTTGCCCGAGCCGGTCTCGCCGGCGACGATCACCACCTGGTTGTCGGTGATGGCCTTGGCGATCTCACCTCGACGATCGGTGACCGGCAGATCGGGATACGTGATGGTCGGTACCGCGGCCAGCCGACTCGCGATCACGCCCTCCGCGGCCGCGATCTGTTCGGCGATCTTGTCCGGGTTGTCGCCCCGCAGATTCTTCAGCCGACGCTCCAGGCGCGCGGCGTCACGGATGGTCAGACCATCCAGACGATCACGCAGTTCGCGCTGCTGTTGGCCGGACACCAGTCCCAGGATAGGGGGTCCGCGGTCGGTCCTATGTGGCCGCCAGGAAGCTACCGCGACATCACGGGGTGAGCGGACCGCTGCCGGCCGAGCCCATCACCGCGCCGGCCAGCCGATGCTCCAGACCCTGGACGACGCGCAGCACGGTGGCCCGTTCCGCTTCGCTCAGACCGCCGACGGTCAACTCTTCGATGTCGCGCCACACCCCCTCGATCTGATCCCGCAATCCCCGGCTCGCGGGCGTCGCCTCGACCAGGTGCGCGCGCTTGTCCTCGGGGCTCGGGAAACGGCGCACGAATCCGGCATGCTCCAGCCGTTGGATCATGCGGGTCATCGTCGGCGCATCGGAGCTGGTGAGCCGAACCAGGTCGGTCTGGCGGAGCGGGCCGCGGTCCCAGAGGTACATCATCACCACTTCCTGACCCGGATAGAGCCCCAGCGGGCGCAGCAGCGTCGCGACGATCGTTCTCGTCACCCGGGTCAGTTGAAAGACCGCATGAGTGACGGGACCGCTGCGGGCCGCCGTGGGCGATGCCATCGCCTCGCACGTCTCCCGGCCGTCGTCGCTGTCCGTGGCCATCAGCGCACCCCCAGAAATCCATTGGTTGTCTAACCATCTTACTGCAGCCGCATGACAGGAAAAGCCCAGTTGGAATAAGGCTCCAGAAATTGCTTGTTCAAGCAAGTATCTAGAAAGGCGGCGCCATGATCACCACCCGCACCGGTACCGAGCTTCGTCGTTCCATCACACGCCTCGTGGCAGGAACCGCCATCGGGCTGTCGGCGCTGTCCATCGCACTGGCCGCGCCGGCGGCGGCGAAAGGTCCCCACCCGGGCCCGGTGATCGACCGCCCCGAGCCGACCAGTTCCGTCAGCGCACAGACCAATGCCGGCCGCACGTCGACCGCACCGATGACACCCGCCGGGCGCGCGGCACCCGGCGCCATCCCCCGGTCTCAGCCGGCGGTGTCCATCAACGCACAGCAGTACACCGGAGGCGCCGCTGATCCGGCCGCGAATCAGATCCGTAAGGCGGCCGGCTCGGCCGACGACCCGGCCGACACCGCCCGCCGCTCCGAGGTCCGCATGCCGAGCATGCCCGGCGGATTGACCGCCGCCGATGCCGGACGGTTGTTCGGAGGAATGGCCGCAGTCTCGTAACAGACTGCGCCGCAACGCCGTATCGGCGCGAGAGGCTAGCCCTTGTCGGGCGCCCAGTAGTCCAGCATCTCGGCGAAGGTCTCGAACGCCGGCTTGGAGACGCCGTACGCGGCTTCCAAGTGGATGCTGATCGGGAAGCCGAGCTCGCCGACACCGTCGATGACGCGCTTGTACAGGTCGAGCATCAATGCCCGCTTGGCCGCGGGCTCCTCGCCGGCCAGCCGCGAGACGAACTCCTGCTCGGCGGCGACCAGAGGGTTGCCCGGGTCCTGGATCAGCCAGTTGATCAGGCCGACCTTCGACTCCATCTTCGGGACGAATCCGAACGACAGCAGAATCTCGGGCCGGTGCTCGGTAGTCGCAGCGAACTCCTTCAGGAAGCCAACGATCGTGTCCGAGTACAGCAACTGGGTCATGCCGTAGGTGGCGCCCTGGTTGATCTTGAAGTTGAAGCGCCCCTGCTCGCCATCACGCGTCGGAATCAGGATGACGCCGCGGTTCGGCACCTGATCGCGGTAGATCGTCAACGCGTCGGTCGGTGCCACGCCGGCGCCCTCGCCGTCGCTCATGGTGCGCGGGACGCCGACGAACGCGATGCCGTCGAAGTCCGCCTCCTGCAGCACCGCCAGTCGCTTCGAGAGCGCGTCCTCGTCCAGGAACGACGTCACCTGCGTGCACAGCCCACGGATCCCCGGGAGCTCGGGCTTCATCAGCTGCCAGAAGTCGAGGACGTCCATCTTCGGCTTCATCTCGATGGGCCGGTCGCCGTCTTCCTCGATCATTCCGGGGATCATCACGTGCCGGATACGGCCCTCGAGACCGACGGCCGCGGCGTTGAGCAGCACCTTGTGCGCCTCGTCGACCGCAAACTGGGGACCGCGCTCGATATTGGGCGGGACCAGTTCGAAGGCGATGGTGTTCAGGGTCACGACTCTGCTCCGGATCTCAGGACTACATACGGGGCGCAGGCGTCTCTGACCGCTACGACCCGCAGGCCGTGTTTCCCGTGAAACCTCCACCCTACCGATGGCCTCCAGCAAAGAATCGGCCACGTCCGGCTTGCCAGCCGTGATAAACCCGTCCCGTGGCTGAACGCGTCAAGTTCCAGAGTTCCACCGGCCCCATGCTCGCCGGGATCATCGACCTCCCCGAAGGCACCCCGCGCGGCTGGGGCGTCTTCTCGCACGGCTTCACGCTCGGCAAGGACTCCCCTGCCGCGGCGCGCATCTGCAAGCAACTCGCGTCCGACGGCATCGGAATGCTCCGCTTCGACGCCATCGGGCTGGGCGACTCGGAAGGCCACTGGGGCGACGGGTCTTTCACCCACAAGACCAACGACGTCATCGAGGCGTGCAAGTTCATGTCCGACCGCGGCACGCCGTCGGCTCTGTTGGTGGGCCACTCGTTCGGCGGGGCGTCGGTACTCGCCGCGGCGCGGCAGGCGCCCGGGGTGCGCGCGGTGGCGACGGTCGCTGCGCCCATCGACCCGTCGCACGTCGAGAAGCAGTACGACGACATCCTCGACTGCGTGCTCGCCAACGGCAGTGCGCAGTGGATGGTCGGCGGCCGCGAACTGACCCTCAAGCGCGACTTCGTGGAGGACGTCCGCGCGGCCAAGCTGCACGCCAAGATCAAGGACCTGCACCTGCCGCTGTTGATCCTGCACTCCCCCACCGACAACACCGTGGGCATCGAGAACGCGAGTGAGATTTTCCGGACGGCCCGCCACCCGCGCAGCTTCGTCTCGCTGGAGGGCACCGAACACCTGCTCACCGGGCCGGGACAGGCCAAGCGTGCGGGACGGATCATCGGCGCCTGGGCCGACGCCTATCTGGGTCCGGACAAGGCGCGTCCGCGGTAACGCGACAACCCGCGCTTCAGTTACCGGCCGCCTTGTTGGCCTTCGCGATGGCCGCGGCGAGCTCCTCCAGTAGCGGCGGCACGTCCAATTCGGTCACCACGGCTTCGATGAAGACCAGATCATCTGGGTGGGCAGCCGCGTCGGCCAGTGCCGCGTCCAATTCGCCGCAGGTTGTCGCCCTGTGCGACAACGGGTTCCGGATACCCAGGGCAGCCGGGATGTCGCGCCACTGCCAGCCCACGATGTCGTTGTACGGCGCGGTGGGGCCGTGGATCGCGCGTTCGACGGTGTAGCCGTCGTTGTTCACCAGGATCACCACGGCGGGAACGCCCTCGCGGCCGAACTGGCCGAGTTCCTGGATCGTCAGCTGCGCGGCGCCGTCGCCGATGAGCAACACCGGACGACGGTCCGGCTCCGCCAGACCCGCACCGAGTGCGGCCGGCAGCGTATAGCCGATGGACGCCCACAACGGCTGGCCGATGAACGCCACACCGCTGGGCAGCCGGTGCCGGGCCATGCCGTAGTACGACGTGCCCTGCTCGGCCAGCACCACATTGCCCGGCGTAAGAGCACCACTGACCTTGTCCCACAGGGCCTTCTGGGTGAGCGGCTGATCCGGTTCGAGCACCGCGTCGGGCGCGTCGGGCACCGGCTGCGGTACGGCGGGCGACCTGGTGGG
Proteins encoded in this region:
- a CDS encoding S9 family peptidase, yielding MAERVKFQSSTGPMLAGIIDLPEGTPRGWGVFSHGFTLGKDSPAAARICKQLASDGIGMLRFDAIGLGDSEGHWGDGSFTHKTNDVIEACKFMSDRGTPSALLVGHSFGGASVLAAARQAPGVRAVATVAAPIDPSHVEKQYDDILDCVLANGSAQWMVGGRELTLKRDFVEDVRAAKLHAKIKDLHLPLLILHSPTDNTVGIENASEIFRTARHPRSFVSLEGTEHLLTGPGQAKRAGRIIGAWADAYLGPDKARPR
- a CDS encoding mycobacterial-type methylenetetrahydrofolate reductase — encoded protein: MTLNTIAFELVPPNIERGPQFAVDEAHKVLLNAAAVGLEGRIRHVMIPGMIEEDGDRPIEMKPKMDVLDFWQLMKPELPGIRGLCTQVTSFLDEDALSKRLAVLQEADFDGIAFVGVPRTMSDGEGAGVAPTDALTIYRDQVPNRGVILIPTRDGEQGRFNFKINQGATYGMTQLLYSDTIVGFLKEFAATTEHRPEILLSFGFVPKMESKVGLINWLIQDPGNPLVAAEQEFVSRLAGEEPAAKRALMLDLYKRVIDGVGELGFPISIHLEAAYGVSKPAFETFAEMLDYWAPDKG